The DNA region GCAATGCCGCCGGAAAAATCAATGTAGCGACGGTTGTTGACGTCATATATCACCGCATTTTCCGCTCGTTGAATATAAACCGGATGCATCTGGTTAATACCACGGGCGACGGCACCCTCCCGTCGCTGCAAAAGCTGCTCGACTACAGTATCCATAACGCTCTCCTCAGGGGGCGGTCCGAACAACCGCCCGTCAGGTTATTGATGACGCGCCTGTTGCAACATGGCGTCAGCATGCTGGTTTAGCTGCTGACGATCGCCATAGCGGTAAGGATCGAGGAAATCGAAACGGACCGGTTTATCTCCGCGGTCGAACAAGTGGCCGATACCGCCTGGCGCGTTATGTGCCCAGTAGAATAGAGAATCGGCAAATTCCTCCGTTGCCCGGGACAGGTAACGATTGGTGAAATCAGAGAAATCGATGGGGAAATGCTCGCGGTTGTCAGCAAAAAGCGAATGAAGCGTAGCAATCACCTCTTTTTCTGGGAGGTTACCGGCGCGATAGGCTTCCATTGTTTCGCAGGCCTTATCGAAAATAGCCTCATAGTAAGGGCTCTCAATGGAAAGATGTCCCGGATAGGTTGCGCTTTCAACTTCCTTCTCCAGCCGCTCGTCATCACCGTGCTGCTGGTAGTCGCTGAGGATTTTACGCAGACGCAACACGCCAATGTAACTGCCGCTAATCCAGATACGGAACCACGCATTCCACAGCGGGAAGCTATCAAATGCGGTGAATGAATTTGCCACCAGCCTGTCGTTTACCTTCACCACCTCCAGGCTGTAATCCTGATAGCTGGCGAAATGCGCTGTTGACCAGTCATCCTCTCTGACGGCACGAACAATTTTAGGCGCGACGCGCAGAATCGATTCGAACGTATTCACCAACCCGCGCGAGAACAGCGGATCGACAAAGCCCACTGCATGGCCCAAAAGGCAGTAACGTTCCCCTACGCTTTCGCGGCTGGTGTAGTTCAGACGAGGTGCAACAGTCCATTCGCGTACCCGTGCCGCGCTCTCAAAATGACGGGCAACGGAGGGGTGCTCATCGAGAAAACGGGTAAACTCTTCTTCCG from Enterobacter chengduensis includes:
- a CDS encoding NAD(P)/FAD-dependent oxidoreductase, with the protein product MKQSHYDVAIIGSGIAGTMLGAILAKQKVNVVIIDAGTHPRFAVGESMVPESAVLLKILARQYNIPELAWPGEIHALMENIGTSSAGIKLAFSFAWNGKNKAHNPQDVVSTPVLSPEAHLFRQDIDAYYLALAARLGADIRQQTRIQSIEETGDGMLLDLGKEQIKVKYVVDAAGYRSPVADKFGLREGAREMQSRTRSLFTHMTGVKLYEDVIASTDVTGSPTPLSQSTLHHMFEGGWLWIIPFNNHPYSTNTLCSVGLQFDIDKHGPAGDPEEEFTRFLDEHPSVARHFESAARVREWTVAPRLNYTSRESVGERYCLLGHAVGFVDPLFSRGLVNTFESILRVAPKIVRAVREDDWSTAHFASYQDYSLEVVKVNDRLVANSFTAFDSFPLWNAWFRIWISGSYIGVLRLRKILSDYQQHGDDERLEKEVESATYPGHLSIESPYYEAIFDKACETMEAYRAGNLPEKEVIATLHSLFADNREHFPIDFSDFTNRYLSRATEEFADSLFYWAHNAPGGIGHLFDRGDKPVRFDFLDPYRYGDRQQLNQHADAMLQQARHQ